CATCGCTCTCGAAGCCCGAGGGGAACGACGCGGACCGCGTGAAAGCCGCGTACCTGCGGGCACTCGCGCGCCCCGCGACCGACGAAGACGTGAGTCGCGCTGTGAGCTTCGTTCAGCGGTTCGATGCCGCGCTGAGCACGAAAGAAACGGACGCCGCAACCCGCCGCACGAAGGCCTGGGCCGCGTGGTGCCAGGTGCTGTTCGCGAGCAGCGAATTCGTGTACGTGAACTGATTCGGCGAACCCCGCCCGCAAGGGCGGCGGGTGATTCACATGATGAGACCCGCCGCCCTTGCGGGCGGGGTTCGCCCGGGAGCAACGATGCCGACGTTCTGTAACACGCTCGCACCCGCCGTTTCCCGGCGCGACATGCTGAAGCTGTCGGCGAACAGCTTCGGGCTGCTTGCGCTGGCCGACATGCTCCACGCGCGCGAAGCGAAATCCGCCTCCGCCCTCGCGCCGCGACCCACGCACTTCGCGCCAAAAGCGAAGCGCGTGATCTTCCTGTTCATGCACGGCGGACCGTCGCAGGTCGATACGTTCGACCCCAAGCCAATGCTGAAGAAGCACCACGGCAAACCCTACCCGGGACAGAAGCCGCGCGTGCAGTTCGCCGCGACCGGGAACCTCCTTCAGTCGCCTTGGGAGTTCCGGCCCGGGGGCGATAGCGGCATCCAGGTGAGCGACCTGTTCCCCGAGGTCCGCAAGCGCGCGGACGACCTCTGCGTGATCCGCTCGGTCCACGCGGACAACTCCGCGCACGGCGGCGCGCTCCTTCAACTGCACACCGGGAGCGACACGTTCGTCCGGCCCAGCATCGGGAGCTGGGTCACTTACGGCCTCGGTAGCGAAAATCAGAACCTGCCCGGGTTCATCACGCTCTGCCCCACGCTGGGGCACGGCGGGTTACAGAACTGGTCGAGCGCGTTCCTGCCGGCCGCGTACCAGGGCACACCGATCGGGCACTCGGGCATTCCGGCCAAACAAGCCACGGTGAAGGACATCGTGCCCGCGGCCGCCCCCGAACTCCAGCGAATGCAGCTCGAACTCTTAAAAGAAATCAACACCAGTCACTTCTCGAAGAGCGGACCCGACGCGGCCCTCGAAGCCCGCATCGGGTCGTTCGAGCTGGCATTCCGAATGCAGGCAGAAGCCCCGACGGTCACGGACCTGTCGAAAGAAACCGTGAAGACGCGCGAGAGCTACGGTATCGGAGACGGCAAACCGACGGACAACTTCGGGCGCCAGTGTCTTACGGCCCGGAGGCTGGCCGAAGCCGGCGTGCGGTTCATTCAATGCACCCACAGTTACAAGTGGGACCAACACGACAACTTGAAGAAGGACCACACGAAGAACGCGCTGGAAGTGGACAAGCCCATCGCGGCGCTCTTGGCCGACCTGAAGCAGCGCGACCTGCTGAAAGACACACTCGTGTGGTGGGGCGGCGAGTTCGGGCGCACGCCCGCGGCGCAGGGCGGCGACGGGCGCGACCACAACCCGCACGCCTTCAGCATGTGGCTCGCCGGAGGGGGAGTAACTGGGGGCATGGTCCACGGCGCGACCGACGACTTCGGTTACTACGCGATGGACAAGAAGGTCCACATGCACGACCTGCACGCCACGATCCTGCACCTGCTCGGGCTCGACCACGAAAAGCTGACGTTCAAGCACGCCGGGCGCGACTTCCGCCTCACCGACGTGAAGGGAAACGTGGTGAAGGAACTGTTCGAGTAACTCTCGGCTCGGTTGAGGTCACTGAATTTTGGCACCCAGGAGCGCCTCGTTCACGTCCCACACCGCGACCGGCGCGCCATTGGCAACCGTAACGAGTTGCGTCCCCGTAGGGTGGAACGCGATCGACCGAACGACGCGCCCGCCCGTTTCGATGAGTTGCGTCTGCTGAGCGGTTTCGGTGTGCCAAAGCCACACGTGGCCGTCCGGCGTCCCGGCCGCGAGGCGCTTACCATCAGGCGAGAACGCCAAGCACGTCAGCACGCGCTCGAACCCGGTGATCGATCGCAACAGCTCGCGGTTTCGCACGTCCCAAAGTTGAATGACGCCGTTGAAGCCGACCGCGAGTAATCGCCCGTCGTCCGAGTAGGCCAGCGCGGTCAGCGGCTTCTTCGGTGTGGAGAGCGCGGAGAGCCGGTCACCGGTCGCGGCATCGAGCAGAGCGATCTTGTTGTTCGGGCTGCGGCTCGGGTCGTTCAACCCGACCGCGAGCACGCGCGAATCGGGGCTGGCGGCGATGCACCCCACGTTCTCGTCGAACTCGCGCACGAACCGCTCGTTCCCGGTTCCGCCGTCGAAGATGCGGACGCGCTTGCTCGGCTTCGGTTCAACCAGCGCGAGCCAGGACGCATCCGGCGCCGCGGTCCACAGTCGCGCTTCGTTCGGGCGCACGTTGATCGCCGCGTGTTCCCCGCCGTCGGGGAGGGTGCGAACCAGTACGCGGTCGTCCTTCTCACCGCGGAAAGTGATGAGGAGCTGCTTGTTACGTGCGAACGCGGCCTGCCCCTCGAGCCTCCGAACGTAAAAGCTGAGTTCGACGGGACCGGTCGGGGTCCAGCGCGTGAACGCGCGCCCGTTCGCGGTCCACACCTCGGAGCCGTCTGGCGAAAAGATCGCGTCGCGGTAACCGGGTACCGGGGCCGTGAGCGTGCGCCTTGCAACACGGTCCACGTTCCACGACTGCTCGATGTGAACTTTGTCAAAACCCGCGTTCACGACGGCCGAGCCGACCCCGACCAGGACCGGCTTCGGAGTGGCGGCGCGGACCAGTTCCACCTTCCCGCGCTTGATGTCCACGCGGGCCGAATCGGGGCCGGCCGAAGAAACAATGAACAATCCGCTCCGCGCGAACACTTCCGCCACCGGCGTGCCCACGACCATGTGTCTGTTATCAGATTGCTGCGGGACCGCGGCCGTGAGTTGCCCCGCGGCCAGGAACAATTGCGACTTGGTCGCGTTCTCCGGCGCGCTGGC
The Gemmata palustris DNA segment above includes these coding regions:
- a CDS encoding WD40 repeat domain-containing protein, producing MTRITELTLRLLDHTLSDAEGAELDALIATDPDAEAEHLALLELEAELRGLRTGFDLSEATLARVQEFQTERTTDAVLAEIADRAPPTWAARSELAPVPRAESRPQRRRWAGVVALTACAATIVLVVWLGTKPAEVVQPKRDEAAVPETRAFAKLSRKAGFVEVLNPAGDAIPTEEGGDLPAGFTLRTVGDDSLAVVDVLSDNSRFEIEPDSVVRFRASAPENATKSQLFLAAGQLTAAVPQQSDNRHMVVGTPVAEVFARSGLFIVSSAGPDSARVDIKRGKVELVRAATPKPVLVGVGSAVVNAGFDKVHIEQSWNVDRVARRTLTAPVPGYRDAIFSPDGSEVWTANGRAFTRWTPTGPVELSFYVRRLEGQAAFARNKQLLITFRGEKDDRVLVRTLPDGGEHAAINVRPNEARLWTAAPDASWLALVEPKPSKRVRIFDGGTGNERFVREFDENVGCIAASPDSRVLAVGLNDPSRSPNNKIALLDAATGDRLSALSTPKKPLTALAYSDDGRLLAVGFNGVIQLWDVRNRELLRSITGFERVLTCLAFSPDGKRLAAGTPDGHVWLWHTETAQQTQLIETGGRVVRSIAFHPTGTQLVTVANGAPVAVWDVNEALLGAKIQ
- a CDS encoding DUF1501 domain-containing protein — protein: MPTFCNTLAPAVSRRDMLKLSANSFGLLALADMLHAREAKSASALAPRPTHFAPKAKRVIFLFMHGGPSQVDTFDPKPMLKKHHGKPYPGQKPRVQFAATGNLLQSPWEFRPGGDSGIQVSDLFPEVRKRADDLCVIRSVHADNSAHGGALLQLHTGSDTFVRPSIGSWVTYGLGSENQNLPGFITLCPTLGHGGLQNWSSAFLPAAYQGTPIGHSGIPAKQATVKDIVPAAAPELQRMQLELLKEINTSHFSKSGPDAALEARIGSFELAFRMQAEAPTVTDLSKETVKTRESYGIGDGKPTDNFGRQCLTARRLAEAGVRFIQCTHSYKWDQHDNLKKDHTKNALEVDKPIAALLADLKQRDLLKDTLVWWGGEFGRTPAAQGGDGRDHNPHAFSMWLAGGGVTGGMVHGATDDFGYYAMDKKVHMHDLHATILHLLGLDHEKLTFKHAGRDFRLTDVKGNVVKELFE